In a genomic window of Halostella litorea:
- a CDS encoding sulfatase: MSTPPNVLWITLDSVRADHTTMGGYRRDTTPNIRAIAEEDGGTYFSNCFAVGNATASSAASILTGVYPSRHGHKMSNEAVPRELATVAERFRNAGYATAGISRNSYVSSGTGLDRGFDRFEWLASSTLLDALSPKTLAKYLVNVRRHSAGLTADTAKHATPYLVNELGKRWLADLADEQPFFAYVHYNEPHRPYYPPRPYLDRYTDGIGVSASEAAEIAMRVHEDTDGIIARGYDLSAEEERALVAMYDAEIAYTDEMVGRLVDHVRSLDLGDTVVVVTADHGELFGERGLLAHRVALNDAVTHVPLVVSGLDVDYPSDALVQHPDLVRTLVDIAGASTAGLQGLDMRESVRDHAISQRPGTSFEQYLDHDPEFDADRFHAGMVTSLRTSEFRYDRSDDDSRLFALPDETTDVADEYPDVVAELDGELSEWLAAEGQPIATGEGDDMSDAMRKQLRDLGYVE, from the coding sequence ATGTCGACGCCCCCCAACGTCCTCTGGATCACCCTCGACAGCGTCCGTGCCGACCACACGACGATGGGCGGGTACCGCCGGGACACGACCCCCAACATCCGGGCTATCGCGGAGGAGGACGGCGGGACCTACTTCTCGAACTGCTTCGCCGTCGGGAACGCCACCGCGTCGTCGGCCGCCTCGATCCTCACGGGCGTGTACCCGTCCCGACACGGTCACAAGATGTCGAACGAGGCGGTTCCCCGGGAACTCGCCACCGTCGCAGAACGGTTCCGCAATGCGGGCTACGCGACCGCGGGGATCAGCCGCAACTCCTACGTCAGCTCCGGGACGGGACTCGACAGGGGGTTCGACCGGTTCGAGTGGCTCGCCTCGTCGACGCTGCTCGACGCGCTCTCTCCGAAGACGCTCGCCAAGTACCTCGTCAACGTCCGCCGGCACTCGGCCGGGCTGACGGCCGACACCGCGAAGCACGCGACGCCGTACCTCGTCAACGAACTGGGGAAACGCTGGCTGGCGGATCTCGCGGACGAGCAGCCGTTCTTCGCGTACGTTCACTACAACGAACCGCACAGGCCGTACTACCCGCCGCGCCCCTACCTCGACCGGTACACGGACGGAATCGGCGTTTCCGCGAGTGAAGCGGCGGAGATAGCGATGCGGGTCCACGAGGACACCGACGGGATCATCGCCCGGGGGTACGACCTCTCGGCGGAGGAGGAGCGGGCGCTGGTGGCGATGTACGACGCGGAGATCGCCTACACCGACGAGATGGTCGGGCGGCTGGTCGACCACGTCCGGTCGCTGGATCTGGGCGACACCGTCGTCGTCGTCACCGCGGACCACGGCGAACTGTTCGGCGAACGCGGGCTGCTCGCCCACCGGGTCGCGCTCAACGACGCGGTGACGCACGTCCCGCTGGTCGTGTCCGGACTCGACGTGGACTACCCGTCGGACGCGCTGGTCCAGCATCCCGACCTGGTGAGGACGCTCGTCGATATCGCGGGCGCGTCCACGGCCGGCCTGCAGGGGCTCGACATGCGCGAGTCGGTCAGGGACCACGCGATATCACAGCGTCCCGGAACGAGCTTCGAGCAGTATCTGGACCACGACCCGGAGTTCGACGCCGACCGCTTCCACGCGGGGATGGTCACCAGCCTCCGCACGTCGGAGTTCCGCTACGACCGGAGCGACGACGACTCGCGGCTGTTCGCCCTCCCGGACGAGACGACGGACGTCGCCGACGAGTACCCGGACGTGGTCGCCGAACTCGACGGGGAACTCTCCGAGTGGCTCGCGGCGGAGGGCCAGCCGATAGCGACCGGCGAGGGAGACGACATGTCGGACGCAATGCGTAAGCAGCTCCGGGACCTCGGCTACGTGGAATAA
- a CDS encoding lipopolysaccharide biosynthesis protein, with the protein MRLGRTTLIHFATQVGVSLAGFLATFAIARFLGAGTLGTYAVAVALLFWLNVPANAVGNAINKRVSEGVDRGAFIGSGLLINGVIAAALAVLVVAFAEQVDAYVGAPVSGLVAALVVGNVALLTVIGALNGQKRVAHTGGLRAVERVARTGLQVGFILLGYKLTGLLVGHAASLGAAAVLGLLLFEVRPSPPSREHVRSLLEYARYSWLGTLKTRAFGWMDTIVLALFVPSALIGIYEVTWTLASTLALVSNSVQQTLFPELSELGVEENYDRVHHYLNEGLVFTGVFAIPGLFGAAVIGPRILKIYRPEFTRGATVLLVLIAARTLAAYGTQFLNAVNAIDRPDVAFRINAAFVAANVVLNVALVYRFGWYGAAVATALSAALMLALGYAALTSLIGRPNVPVREIAHEVGASAAMAAAVYGLVQVLPGSHYATVLLVAVGAAVYAGLLVALSTRVREKAVGLLPARIGA; encoded by the coding sequence ATGCGTCTCGGCAGAACCACCCTCATCCACTTCGCGACGCAGGTCGGCGTCTCCCTGGCGGGATTTCTCGCCACGTTCGCCATCGCGCGCTTCCTCGGGGCGGGCACGCTCGGCACCTACGCCGTCGCGGTGGCGCTGCTGTTCTGGCTCAACGTCCCCGCGAACGCGGTCGGCAACGCGATCAACAAGCGCGTCAGCGAGGGCGTCGACCGCGGAGCCTTCATCGGGTCCGGCCTCCTCATCAACGGCGTCATCGCCGCCGCGCTCGCGGTGCTCGTCGTCGCGTTCGCGGAGCAGGTCGACGCCTACGTCGGCGCGCCGGTGAGCGGGCTCGTCGCCGCGCTCGTCGTCGGCAACGTGGCGCTGCTGACGGTGATCGGGGCCCTCAACGGGCAGAAGCGGGTGGCCCACACGGGCGGACTGCGGGCGGTCGAACGGGTCGCCCGGACGGGGCTTCAGGTGGGGTTCATCCTGCTGGGGTACAAACTGACCGGGCTGCTCGTCGGGCACGCGGCGTCGCTCGGCGCGGCCGCCGTCCTCGGCCTCCTGCTGTTCGAGGTGCGGCCGTCGCCGCCGTCCCGCGAACACGTCCGCAGCCTGCTCGAATACGCGCGGTACTCGTGGCTCGGCACGCTCAAGACCCGCGCGTTCGGCTGGATGGACACCATCGTCCTCGCCCTCTTCGTCCCGTCGGCGCTCATCGGGATCTACGAGGTGACGTGGACGCTGGCGTCGACGCTGGCGCTCGTGAGCAACTCGGTCCAGCAGACGCTGTTCCCCGAGTTGAGCGAACTCGGCGTCGAGGAGAACTACGACCGGGTCCACCACTACCTGAACGAGGGGCTGGTGTTCACCGGCGTGTTCGCCATCCCGGGGCTGTTCGGCGCGGCGGTGATCGGCCCGCGGATCCTCAAGATATACCGACCGGAGTTCACCCGCGGGGCGACGGTCCTGCTCGTGCTCATCGCGGCCCGCACGCTCGCTGCCTACGGCACGCAGTTCCTGAACGCCGTCAACGCCATCGACCGGCCGGACGTCGCCTTCCGGATCAACGCCGCGTTCGTCGCCGCGAACGTCGTCCTCAACGTCGCCCTCGTCTACCGGTTCGGCTGGTACGGGGCCGCCGTCGCCACGGCGCTCTCGGCCGCGCTGATGCTCGCGCTGGGCTACGCCGCGCTGACGTCGCTCATCGGCCGCCCGAACGTCCCGGTCCGGGAGATCGCCCACGAGGTCGGCGCGAGCGCCGCGATGGCCGCCGCGGTGTACGGCCTCGTGCAGGTCCTGCCGGGGTCCCACTACGCGACGGTCCTGCTCGTCGCCGTCGGGGCCGCCGTGTACGCCGGCCTCCTCGTCGCGCTGTCGACGCGCGTTCGGGAGAAAGCGGTCGGCCTGCTGCCGGCGCGGATCGGGGCGTAG
- a CDS encoding glycosyltransferase family 4 protein encodes MVTDTDGGGDDADAEQGDDTRPDGDHPGVCVVTHPLSAAGENATRTLLEVLSAVTAVSLVTADLPADSAIRDRHELIEVSRKGAGSGIVVAAVRFALNQLRMCKAIADRDEEVVLFFGATSYLLPVVAATLLGRTVVLEPRGDVPLTLRLNWEERVPSPVARALAGAVWSLERINYRLADGIVTYTPGMAAELGLDGYGEKLHPNGARYVDTDEFDVDVPYEDRGRTVGFLGRIDEEKGVRTLAAVAKRLPDDVTFRFVGDGDLSDWLARELADEVADGSVELAGWVDHDDVPAALNDLRLLVMPSRPTEGLPTTILEAMACGTPAYATPVSGVPDVVRAGETGYRMTESTPEAIATRITRILDDENPAAASGNARELVEAEYSFDAAVRRYDGILRALAR; translated from the coding sequence ATGGTGACGGACACCGACGGCGGCGGGGACGATGCCGACGCGGAGCAGGGCGACGACACCCGACCCGACGGCGACCACCCGGGCGTCTGCGTCGTCACCCACCCGCTCTCGGCGGCCGGCGAGAACGCGACGCGGACGCTGCTGGAGGTGCTCTCGGCGGTCACCGCCGTCTCGCTCGTCACCGCCGACCTGCCGGCCGACTCGGCGATCCGCGACCGGCACGAACTGATAGAGGTCTCGCGGAAGGGGGCCGGCTCCGGCATCGTCGTCGCCGCGGTCCGCTTCGCCCTGAACCAGTTGCGGATGTGCAAGGCGATCGCCGACCGCGACGAGGAGGTGGTGCTTTTCTTCGGCGCGACGTCGTACCTGCTCCCGGTCGTGGCCGCGACGCTGCTCGGGCGGACCGTCGTCCTCGAACCGCGCGGCGACGTGCCGCTGACGCTGCGCCTGAACTGGGAGGAGCGCGTCCCGTCGCCGGTCGCACGGGCGCTCGCGGGCGCGGTGTGGTCCCTCGAACGGATCAACTACCGGCTGGCCGACGGGATCGTCACCTACACGCCCGGGATGGCGGCGGAACTGGGCCTCGATGGGTACGGGGAGAAGCTCCACCCCAACGGCGCGCGGTACGTCGACACCGACGAGTTCGACGTCGACGTGCCCTACGAGGACCGCGGCCGGACGGTCGGCTTCCTCGGCCGCATCGACGAGGAGAAGGGCGTCCGGACGCTGGCCGCCGTGGCGAAGCGGCTCCCCGACGACGTGACGTTCCGGTTCGTCGGGGACGGCGACCTCTCCGACTGGCTGGCCCGCGAACTGGCGGACGAGGTCGCGGACGGGAGCGTCGAACTGGCCGGCTGGGTCGACCACGACGACGTGCCCGCGGCGCTGAACGACCTCCGCCTGCTCGTGATGCCGTCACGGCCGACCGAGGGCCTGCCGACGACGATCCTCGAAGCGATGGCCTGCGGGACGCCGGCGTACGCGACGCCGGTGTCGGGGGTCCCCGACGTCGTCCGCGCCGGCGAGACCGGGTACCGGATGACGGAGTCGACGCCCGAAGCGATCGCGACGCGGATCACCCGGATACTCGACGACGAGAACCCGGCGGCGGCGAGCGGGAACGCCCGCGAACTCGTCGAGGCGGAGTACTCGTTCGACGCCGCGGTTCGGCGGTACGACGGGATCCTGCGCGCGCTCGCCCGGTAG
- the aglG gene encoding glucosyl-dolichyl phosphate glucuronosyltransferase — translation MKVSVVLCTYSMDAYDDFREAADSVLAQTHDDVELVVVVDGTEPVYERVRGEYGDRDGIVVHCNDENVGLLRSRNRGAELASGDVVAFIDDDAVADEAWVARLVDAYESHDAVAAGGKMVPAWVAGKPAYLPSEFYWLVGVTHRGFADGPGEVRNTFGSNISFRRDAFLDLDGFDPDIGGRKGDKNLQGGETELCARLGREYGQGVYYVPDAEVAHKVFEYRTDPMWLLNRAFWQGYSKRAMETLVPDSGDEESAFLGKLLFRFFPNRVKRAVTGPSATQALQAVALLVFTGVVGLGYVYGAWKW, via the coding sequence ATGAAGGTCTCGGTCGTGTTGTGCACGTACTCGATGGACGCCTACGACGACTTCCGGGAGGCGGCCGACAGCGTCCTCGCCCAGACGCACGACGACGTGGAACTGGTCGTGGTGGTCGACGGGACCGAACCGGTGTACGAGCGCGTCCGCGGCGAGTACGGCGACCGCGACGGCATCGTCGTCCACTGCAACGACGAGAACGTCGGGCTGTTGCGGAGCCGCAACCGCGGCGCGGAGCTGGCGAGCGGGGACGTCGTCGCGTTCATCGACGACGACGCCGTCGCCGACGAGGCGTGGGTCGCCCGCCTCGTCGACGCCTATGAGAGCCACGACGCGGTCGCCGCCGGCGGGAAGATGGTTCCGGCGTGGGTCGCAGGCAAGCCCGCCTACCTGCCAAGCGAGTTCTACTGGCTCGTCGGCGTCACCCACCGCGGGTTCGCCGACGGCCCCGGCGAGGTCCGCAACACGTTCGGCTCGAACATCTCCTTTCGCCGCGACGCCTTCCTCGACCTGGACGGCTTCGACCCGGACATCGGTGGCCGGAAGGGGGACAAGAACCTGCAGGGCGGCGAGACGGAGCTCTGTGCCCGGCTCGGGCGGGAGTACGGTCAGGGCGTCTACTACGTGCCCGACGCCGAGGTGGCCCACAAGGTGTTCGAGTACCGCACGGACCCGATGTGGCTGCTGAACCGGGCGTTCTGGCAGGGCTACTCGAAGCGGGCGATGGAGACGCTGGTGCCCGACTCCGGCGACGAGGAGAGCGCGTTTCTCGGAAAGTTGCTGTTCCGGTTTTTCCCGAACCGGGTGAAGCGGGCGGTGACCGGACCCTCGGCGACGCAGGCGCTGCAGGCGGTCGCGCTGCTCGTGTTCACCGGCGTCGTCGGGCTGGGGTACGTGTACGGGGCGTGGAAATGGTGA
- a CDS encoding oligosaccharyl transferase, archaeosortase A system-associated, protein MSSETETVDEEAASERSPLDIWEDWYHVPVLSVLVAFMFWTRIQARDRFVSGDQILFRGNDAYYHLREIQYTVNNWPFTMGFDPWTHFPFGNASGGQFGSLFDQIVATAALVVGLGNPSDQTVRTVLLYAPAVFGTLTAIPVYYLGKHYAGRLSGVFGVLVYALIPGTILTRATVGFGDHHIAEAFFLSIALLMVARALRVAQREKPVYELVVDRDWETLRRPIVASVLAGVAIALYMWTWPPGVMFVGILGAFFALSLSVDYVRGRSPDHTAFVGVVSMATTLVMLVPKTGSLGFSTTTISLTQYFLVFAVGAGCAFMAWLAREWDDRDLSRLGYPGAIAGGILVGTVLLAVIVPDAFNLILNNVERVMAFGQSDTSRTVAEVQAVPLDSVGQYMTGQFGLTYLTAALGLFWLLSHLAFVGDDYRPDELLLVVLTVFFTLMALTQRRFFYYLAIPVFVLNAWVFGQIIRMLNVPTTVDRLGDIEGYQVITLVAVLLLVTVPLASPFAASTATSAATQTGPADSTYWAESGNWLQNNTPAPGTYGNPDGEPMEFYGTYEQTEDFDYPEGAYGVMSWWDYGHWITVEGERIPNANPFQQGPRPASAFFQTTNETRAELILEALPSLDDRDEHISNLSNEELRTIVDQQSQQEASEDTRYVMIDDQMASNKFSPITRWAGPNYADYVGVQEYTIGQNRTANLQGMNERFENTMLSRLYYHDGQQLSHYRLVHETESDTTILSLARQTQSGVESTGFINRRLTSQVYNSLQNPTSGLVPYDVRQESTVKTYERVEGATLEGSVNTTNATSVTAYVTLNGTADQRQFSYYQTVETDANGNFEMTVPYPTNETLGPEDGYTNSSVRAATNYTVFTGSLEDQDVQLVTGQTLFRNIDQPAQMGQADVPESAIHEGDTITVEMESLGGNATDGNATDGNTSTGNATDGDTSGGNTTDGNTTDGNTSDGSGSDGTTTTAAVDARQASVATP, encoded by the coding sequence ATGAGTAGCGAGACAGAAACCGTCGATGAGGAGGCCGCGAGCGAGCGGTCCCCTCTCGATATCTGGGAGGACTGGTACCACGTACCGGTGCTCTCGGTGCTGGTCGCGTTCATGTTCTGGACACGGATCCAGGCCCGCGACCGGTTCGTCAGCGGCGACCAGATCCTGTTCAGGGGTAACGACGCGTACTACCACCTCCGGGAGATCCAGTACACCGTCAATAACTGGCCGTTTACGATGGGCTTCGACCCGTGGACGCACTTCCCGTTCGGCAACGCGTCCGGCGGCCAGTTCGGGTCCCTGTTCGACCAGATCGTCGCCACGGCGGCGCTCGTCGTCGGCCTCGGCAACCCGTCGGACCAGACCGTCCGGACGGTCCTGCTGTACGCGCCCGCCGTCTTCGGCACGCTGACGGCGATCCCCGTCTACTACCTCGGGAAGCACTACGCCGGCCGCCTCTCCGGTGTGTTCGGCGTGCTTGTGTACGCCCTGATCCCCGGGACGATCCTCACCCGCGCGACGGTCGGCTTCGGCGACCACCACATCGCCGAGGCCTTCTTCCTCTCCATCGCCCTCCTGATGGTCGCCCGCGCCCTCCGGGTCGCCCAGCGCGAGAAGCCGGTGTACGAACTCGTCGTCGACCGCGACTGGGAGACGCTCCGCCGCCCGATAGTCGCGAGCGTCCTCGCGGGCGTCGCCATCGCGCTGTACATGTGGACCTGGCCGCCCGGCGTGATGTTCGTCGGCATCCTTGGCGCGTTCTTCGCGCTCTCGTTGTCGGTCGACTACGTCCGCGGCCGGAGCCCGGACCACACGGCGTTCGTCGGCGTGGTCTCGATGGCAACGACGCTCGTCATGCTCGTCCCCAAGACGGGGTCGCTGGGCTTCTCGACGACGACCATCTCGCTCACGCAGTACTTCCTCGTGTTCGCCGTCGGGGCCGGCTGTGCGTTCATGGCGTGGCTGGCGCGGGAGTGGGACGACCGGGACCTGTCGCGGCTCGGCTACCCCGGCGCCATCGCCGGCGGGATCCTCGTCGGGACGGTCCTGCTCGCGGTCATCGTGCCCGACGCGTTCAACCTGATACTCAACAACGTCGAGCGCGTGATGGCGTTCGGGCAGAGCGACACGTCGCGGACGGTCGCCGAGGTCCAGGCGGTGCCGCTGGACAGCGTCGGCCAGTACATGACCGGCCAGTTCGGGCTGACCTACCTCACCGCCGCGCTCGGGCTGTTCTGGCTCCTCTCGCACCTCGCCTTTGTCGGCGATGACTACCGGCCCGACGAACTCCTGCTCGTCGTCCTGACGGTCTTCTTCACGCTGATGGCGCTGACCCAGCGCCGCTTCTTCTACTACCTCGCGATCCCCGTGTTCGTGTTGAACGCGTGGGTGTTCGGGCAGATAATCCGGATGCTGAACGTGCCGACGACCGTCGACCGCCTCGGCGACATCGAGGGGTACCAGGTGATCACGCTCGTCGCCGTCCTCCTGCTGGTGACCGTGCCGCTCGCGTCACCGTTCGCCGCCTCGACGGCGACCAGCGCCGCAACCCAGACCGGCCCCGCGGACTCCACCTACTGGGCCGAGAGCGGCAACTGGCTGCAGAACAACACGCCCGCCCCGGGCACCTACGGCAACCCGGACGGCGAGCCGATGGAGTTCTACGGGACCTACGAGCAAACCGAGGACTTCGACTACCCCGAGGGCGCGTACGGCGTGATGTCGTGGTGGGACTACGGCCACTGGATCACCGTCGAGGGCGAGCGCATCCCGAACGCCAACCCGTTCCAGCAGGGGCCGCGTCCCGCCTCGGCGTTCTTCCAGACGACGAACGAGACCCGCGCCGAACTGATCCTGGAGGCGCTCCCGTCGCTTGACGACCGCGACGAGCACATCAGCAACCTCTCGAACGAGGAGCTCCGGACGATAGTCGACCAGCAGAGCCAGCAGGAGGCGAGCGAGGACACCCGCTACGTGATGATCGACGACCAGATGGCGAGCAACAAGTTCTCGCCGATCACGCGGTGGGCAGGTCCGAATTACGCTGACTACGTCGGCGTCCAGGAGTACACCATCGGCCAGAACCGGACGGCCAACCTCCAGGGCATGAACGAGCGGTTCGAGAACACGATGCTGTCCCGGCTGTACTACCACGACGGCCAGCAGCTCTCGCACTACCGGCTCGTCCACGAGACGGAGTCCGACACGACGATACTCTCGCTCGCCCGGCAGACCCAGAGCGGCGTCGAGTCGACCGGGTTCATCAACCGGCGGCTGACGTCGCAGGTGTACAACAGCCTCCAGAACCCGACCTCCGGGCTGGTGCCCTACGACGTGCGCCAGGAGTCGACCGTGAAGACGTACGAGCGCGTCGAGGGCGCGACCCTCGAAGGGAGCGTCAACACGACGAACGCGACGTCCGTGACCGCGTACGTCACGCTCAACGGGACGGCTGACCAGCGCCAGTTCAGCTACTACCAGACCGTCGAGACCGACGCGAACGGGAACTTCGAGATGACGGTGCCGTACCCGACCAACGAGACGCTCGGCCCCGAGGACGGCTACACCAACTCCAGCGTCCGCGCGGCGACCAACTACACCGTGTTCACGGGCAGCCTGGAGGACCAGGACGTCCAACTCGTGACCGGGCAGACGCTGTTCCGGAACATCGATCAGCCGGCACAGATGGGGCAGGCCGACGTCCCCGAGTCGGCGATCCACGAGGGCGACACCATCACCGTCGAGATGGAGTCGCTTGGCGGCAACGCCACCGACGGGAACGCCACTGACGGCAACACGTCCACCGGGAACGCCACCGACGGCGACACGTCGGGCGGCAACACCACGGACGGCAATACCACCGACGGGAACACCTCCGACGGAAGCGGTTCCGACGGCACGACAACGACGGCGGCGGTCGACGCGCGGCAGGCGTCGGTCGCGACCCCCTGA
- a CDS encoding DUF368 domain-containing protein, which translates to MSAGTAGTVREWASVYLKGFFMGSADTVPGVSGGTIALITGIYERLIAALTAIDPATLRDLVRPHDPDARAAVWDQLVRMDLPFLLTLGAGMLTAVVTLAHALETTVHQHPGPAYAFFFGLIGASALVLYEQVDVTTPRRLGVAVVGVVLAAAVSGEASAGVSHALPVILLAGAVAVCAMILPGVSGAFLLILLGQYEYMLGALTEFTGALGGLAGDGSVSAVAAATPPVLVFVLGALAGLLTLARVIDWALANYRAATLTFLVSLMVGGLRLPAERVLAAVTADAVTVVVAAVAGGTLVVAVDVLTDDLEYA; encoded by the coding sequence ATGAGCGCGGGGACCGCCGGAACCGTCCGGGAGTGGGCGTCGGTGTACCTGAAGGGGTTTTTCATGGGCAGCGCCGACACGGTGCCCGGCGTCTCCGGCGGGACCATCGCGCTGATCACGGGGATCTACGAGCGGCTCATCGCCGCGCTGACGGCGATAGACCCCGCGACCCTCCGTGACCTCGTCCGGCCCCACGACCCGGACGCGCGGGCGGCGGTGTGGGACCAGCTCGTCCGGATGGACCTGCCGTTCCTGCTCACGCTCGGCGCGGGGATGCTGACGGCCGTCGTCACCCTCGCCCACGCGCTTGAGACTACCGTCCACCAGCATCCGGGACCGGCGTACGCCTTCTTCTTCGGCCTCATCGGCGCGTCGGCGCTGGTGCTGTACGAGCAGGTCGACGTGACGACCCCGCGCCGCCTCGGCGTCGCCGTCGTCGGCGTCGTGCTCGCCGCCGCGGTCTCCGGCGAGGCCTCCGCCGGGGTGTCCCACGCCCTCCCCGTGATCCTGCTTGCGGGCGCGGTCGCGGTCTGTGCGATGATCCTGCCGGGCGTCTCCGGGGCGTTCCTGCTCATCCTGCTCGGGCAGTACGAGTACATGCTCGGTGCGCTCACGGAGTTCACCGGGGCGCTCGGCGGGCTCGCGGGCGACGGGTCGGTGTCGGCCGTCGCCGCCGCCACGCCGCCGGTGCTCGTGTTCGTCCTCGGGGCGCTCGCCGGCCTGCTCACGCTCGCCCGGGTGATCGACTGGGCGCTCGCGAACTACCGCGCGGCGACGCTGACCTTCCTCGTGAGCCTGATGGTCGGCGGCCTCCGCCTCCCCGCGGAGCGCGTGCTGGCGGCGGTGACCGCCGACGCCGTGACCGTCGTCGTCGCCGCCGTCGCGGGCGGCACGCTGGTGGTCGCGGTGGACGTACTCACGGACGACCTGGAGTACGCGTGA
- a CDS encoding zinc ribbon domain-containing protein — protein MKCDRCSTTIQNDEWFCSYCGKKRPTCPDCGTDYSQAGGDGSAPARQCPSCNLPRKAGCPECDAIIDATRTACPNCGNDAAEDRRGRTGKFKTRAIVFGVGIPVGAWLLFSGLPGILTWALWIPAAVMGGIGGLWYRQRMKVNADKIRQQFVGEFSAAQKQHESYNYRQEKKEQRKKERKRKRRRERARRTVVDMNCPVCGHGWLVREGQVADVHHGEGVNIIGSEQYGRIEVQCNDCNHTRRLQVE, from the coding sequence ATGAAATGCGATCGGTGTTCGACCACGATCCAAAACGACGAGTGGTTCTGCTCGTACTGCGGCAAGAAGCGGCCGACTTGCCCGGACTGTGGGACTGACTACTCGCAGGCGGGCGGCGACGGCAGCGCCCCGGCGAGACAGTGTCCGTCGTGTAACCTGCCGCGGAAGGCGGGTTGTCCGGAATGTGACGCGATCATCGACGCGACCCGGACGGCGTGTCCCAACTGTGGCAACGACGCCGCGGAGGACCGGCGCGGCCGCACCGGGAAGTTCAAAACCAGAGCCATCGTGTTCGGGGTCGGTATTCCGGTCGGGGCCTGGCTCCTGTTCAGCGGGTTACCGGGGATACTCACCTGGGCCCTCTGGATCCCGGCGGCTGTGATGGGGGGGATCGGTGGCCTGTGGTACCGACAGCGGATGAAGGTAAACGCCGATAAGATACGGCAGCAGTTCGTCGGCGAGTTCAGCGCCGCACAGAAGCAACACGAGTCCTACAACTACAGACAGGAGAAAAAGGAGCAACGGAAGAAGGAGCGAAAGCGAAAGCGGCGTCGGGAGCGGGCGCGGCGGACGGTCGTCGACATGAACTGCCCGGTCTGTGGTCACGGGTGGCTGGTTCGAGAGGGGCAGGTCGCGGACGTGCACCACGGTGAGGGGGTCAACATAATCGGGTCCGAACAGTACGGCCGCATCGAGGTCCAGTGCAACGACTGCAACCACACCC